The Sardina pilchardus chromosome 5, fSarPil1.1, whole genome shotgun sequence DNA window CCTTTGCAGATGGCACAAAACATTCCGTTTTTTTCATACTGATGCCCCCGTGACACAAAAAGGCTTGTTGTGTGGATATGCTAGATGCTAGAGATATAATATACCcatcattgtgatcagaagaaCTAGCCCTTTAAAATGGTATACATCATGGTTAATAAGTTTAAGTGTAACAtacattgtttttaaacaagACCTTCAAAATTCAAccttaaaaaacacaaaaacatatatttgtcaAGATAAATCTTATGTTTTACCTAATAGCTATCACAGATATAGTGTGTGAGATATAGACAATGTTGTGCTCTCTTCAGTGAAAGAAACAGAATCAATTCATTACCTTTGGTTCAAAAGTTATGATCAATTTACTCATAACTGCAAGTTGAAGTGACGAGTagaatttttaaaaagtagAATGCTTTCATTCCCCGATTTAAAATTCAACTCCAAAATACACAGATATATTGGTCATGTAGTAAAATAAGTGTATTTAACCATCTCAGTTGTATAGCTAAATGTGGCATGTTTTACCTTGCCTTAAGAGCCAATAACCTTTGTGAGTGAGGAAAGACTAAAGGTGAAGTAAAGACTAGCTGATGGAGAATGGTTCTCTCTGTGTATCATTCTGTTACAAAAACAAGAATAGAGAAAAGACACTGACACAAGTTTTCTAATGGAAAAAATGTtttccattttattttaaaattgatcaattaggcctatatgaaatCTTTAGGAACCCAGGTATAAcactaaaacaaacaagcagtaaCTACTAGAACTACAAGAGTAAGAAGACAACACTGTAACAAGCGTCTACGCTTTCTACCTGACATGGGCCTGTCAGGGAATGGCTAACCAAAACCAAAATAGATTGTCATAAGAATGTTAATTAgtagaaatgtaaatgtaatgaaacTGTTACCACTATTCCTGTCATTATTATAACAAGTAATGCCCTTGTAACAATAAAAAATGTGCACATGCGCAGTTGCGcacgcgcgtgtgcacacaaacacaaacattgttactcagctgaggatgatgggagatcactcccctcctactcctcttcttccacatccTCTTCACCCAGTAGCTGGCTATCCAGGTACTCCTCCATGTCCATCCCTGCATGATTCTGTAGTTGATGCTCACCGATGACCTGGAGCTCCTCAACGGTCAGTTGTCTCCTTTCCCTGAGAGACTCCATCAACCATGCATACgggctcttctccccctccatctaaaatttatgaggagaaaaaaagataagTCTGTAAATAACTTACTTGGTTGTTACAATACAATCTGAGTCAACTCTAACTATGTCCTTTTTCACTAAAGACACGGTCACTGGAAGGCTAACTGATGATTTggagaaataacacacacacaaacatagttacccagctgaggatgatgggagatcactctcctcttcttccacatccTCTTCACTCAGTAGCTGGCTATCTAGGTACTCCTCCTCTGCAGTGTCCATCCCTTCATGATCCTGTAGTTGATGCTCACCGATGACCTGGAGCTCCTCAGCAGTCAGTTGTCTCCAGAGAGACTCCATCAACCGTGCATActggctcttctccccctccatctaaaataatgaggagaaaaaaaaaagcctgtaaaTAACTTACAATACAATCTGAGTCACCTCTAACTATGTCCTTTTTCACTACAGACACGGTCACTGCCTGGAAGGCTGACTGATGATTTGGAGAAATAACATTAGCCTGTGAACTCACTTGAAGCAAGTTAGTATTAAATCCTTGACTAAACATTATAGACCAGCTTGCAAACCAATACCGATATAAGACAACTTGAGCAGGAAAATATACGACAGAAACCATCTAGAGagcgcatgtatgcacacacacacacacacacaccgtgttatTTCCTGGCAGCGTAAAGACGAAATATTGTGTCTCGACGTGGAGTAAAGAAAATACCCACTTCAGTTCACAACATGTTAACGTTAGTTGCAAGTATCGCCACTATACTCTACGACCTAAGCAATAGTTATGACACTATACTACACGTCTTCAGTTATGCACTCATACAAAAGTAGCCGACAATAAACGAAAACCTTGCGTTAGACCCTTGGCACAATCATAACGTTTGGATACGTTAGCACCTTTCAAGTTTGACAGATCATATTTAGCAAGCTAGCCAACTTTGCTGCATATAACTGTAAAATGTGGTACATATTTCGACGAAATAACTGGTTTATTTAagaataaaatagcctaccaatagatgtccttcacatgaggtgatatagatagatagatttgaGCAAAACTGATCAGGAGGGCGCGTCGCGGGCATGTCGAACCAAAAATATTTCTGGAGCTGGAAATGTACAGCTAGCGTGCTAACGGTAATGACTGCTGTAGTATTACCTGACAGGCTATTTCGTTCAAACTTGAATACATATCTAAAGTAACAGTCCTAGTAGTTAGCTTTCCATGTTTTCCATGTTATCCCCCAAGAAATCATTGAAAATAGTAACAGTTTACTAAAGACAACAGTTTGCTAAAACACCAGCAACCAGCTGATGTGAACACAGACGCAAATGGTCATATACACACGGTGCAATTACTAGTAAAATGGCTAAATAAAAACAACGAAATAACTGGTTTATTTGggaataaaatagcctaccaatCAGGTGTCCTTCACATGAGATGATATAGATAGAGAATTTGAAATACACTGGTCAGGACAGGAGGACGCGTCGTGGACAATATTTCTGGAGCGAGAACCTACAGCTAACGTTATGAGTTGCTGTAGCATTACATGACAGGCTATTTTGTTCAAATTTAATACATATCTAAGGTGATAGTCGTAGTAGTTGGCTTATCATGTTTTACATATAGTTACCCCCCAAAAATCATAGAAAATGGCAACATTTTACTAAAGATACAGTTTGCTAAAACACCCGCAAATATCGCGAGCTGAAGTGAACGCATacggtcacacactcacagtgcaaTTACTGGTAAAATAGCTAAATAAAAACGATTTTGAAGTAATAACGTGGATAGGTATTGATAACAACAGATAAAAAGACTGTTTTACCTCAGTTGATCCACCAGTTTGTCCTTCAAACGACGTTATGATGTCTGATGTATGGTGACAGCTGGCATTGCTCCTTCAGATTCAGCAGGCAGAATGACGTTTCaacttcttgttttctcttcaaGCAGTGAAACAGTTTCGCGCCACAAATCCCTTAACCAATCATATCACTGTAAAGCCTATGATGTGACGTTTATGAGGAAGTTTTCATTAATAAAATCAGTTGAAGTATGGCGGAGTTATTAGACTCAACGTCATCGGTACTGGGGTACCGATTTTAGAGCGTGCCGTCTGCAAAGGGTTAAAAACTCCTTTAGTGCATATTAAAAGGCTTAATACTTTAAACAGGATTCAGAGTTAAGGTGTTAAGATGTTTTAGTGTCTGATGAGGACATCTAGACGTTTAGTAAGGGGAGGATGTAACCCTATAGAATTTTGGTTATAagtttattttcatgtttgtttatttacatggaATGTGAATTCATAATGATCATAATGTAAATGTTAAAATGAATACTAAttcataatgttattattgtcattgttAAAAGGTTAAAAATGTGATACATAAGAGAATAAGGTTACCtgtaagaataaataaataagttagtTTAATTTACTTACCTTTTGATATGAATCCAATCAGCATCCGGGGTGAGAGGTCAGGTTGGAGTAGGAAGTGGGTGAGTGGAGGAGaacgaaaagagagaagaagaagacacgAGTGTGAGAAGCTGCGCAGTCTAGCTGCCAGTAGAACATATTAGAAAAGCACAACGTATAAAGTGAATATTAGTATATGCAGGTAGATGAACAGACCGTGAGTCTTTTATGTGTATACTATTGTTCTTTGACGTTACTGTTACCGGACTTATTATCGTGTTTAACGTGGAGAGACTTGTGAAATCCAACACGGAATTCCCGCGAGTGGAAAGAGCTAGTCAGCCAGATTTAGCTCGACTGGACTGAGAGACTGCTAACGAGAGACCTGCCCGGCCACTCGTCTTGGTGGCTTTCTCGGACGCCCTCGCTTATTGAAGCTACAGCCTCCGTCAGGAGAGACGTCGCCCATCCGTATCACCAGCCCCACGCTGCGTGGTGAAAGAAGGGGAGCGGACATCTTGCCCGACTGtgagttgttttatttttgttgcgCCACGCGCGAAGCAGCCATTTTGATTTTGGCTTCTACGAACCCAAGCCTCGATACAGGCCTGCACCTCGAACTCCTAAAACTGGTTGGGTACCCATTCAATTTAGTTAGCTTTTGCCGGCTATAGGTTTTGGTTATttgcattgtagcctactgatttATGTGCATTGTTTACGGTGCTATTTGAACGTGTGCATTCTATATTTGAAAAGTAAATAGTGAAACGTATTTGTGTTTGACTTGTGAATAATTAATGTTGATGCTTGATAGTTTAATGGTTCAATGACTTTTAAAAGTGGTTATTGCATATCTCATTGCTAAGGGTCTGTTTAAGAGATTAAGTACATTCACACAGGATTTACTTTTGGTTAACTTTATTTGAATACTAGCTTACATTTAAATACTAGTACATGCTTTATTAGTGTAATTAAGTGTAAAAGCTTTATTATTGTGTTAGTACATTCAAAATAGTGTTAATTACCTATTTACACACAGCATtgattaaaaccttatattaaAAGTTGTAAGTAAGAATTCGGGGAGCGCACTCCAATTAACAGCCAGATAGCTAGGGGGCGCTACACAAGCAAGAGGTGCAATGTATGGAAACAATTATATGCTTTGGATATCCCTGTAACAGATCAAATGATTGTTATCAACAGGcatgtttatttactttttcTATACCTTTCTTTGTCTAATGCTATTATAAACAAGCAATGTAGActttaacataggctattaaaTATCTTCATAATCTAATCACAGTCTCCTAATCTAGCAGCTGTAAGAGTTGTGCAGTGGGTGTGCCACAGAGGGGGGAAATTGTTGTTATACGATTTAATTTAATGGCTAAATATTTCTAAATTCACTATTCTTATTTTAAAATCTGCATATCTTTTTGTACTTTTGTACTCATCTGTCTTGATAACACTTCAATCAGTCAAGGAATGGTACACTCAAGCAACATCCAATCACACCTAAAATCACAGTCTAACAATGCAGCTGCATTCAGAAGGACCAATGCCTCTGGCTGTCCATTAATAAGTGCAATGCTGTAGGCCTTTAAGGTTCTCAGActtttttctgtcattccccactttggaaGTGGGGAATTTTCAAGCCCCATCTGACATCAATCCAGCAAAATTACAAcatgtcattttcttttttttttcattttggttCCACATTACATTTGCCATCTTGGTCCGGTCAGATTCATAATTGTATCGGCCTGTTTATGACTCctaggtttgtgtgtggctattttgttttaaaatctATGATCATTGTCAAGAAAGAAAGCCAAAATCCTCCAGTTCATCAGGCCCCACCGATCATGTCTGTATTCCCCACTAGCGGGGCCTACCACCCCACACTTTGAGCACCACTGCTGTATAGCATAGAAAGAAATAGGACAAACACTTgaaaagcatacagtacatgactcACCACCTCTATTTGTGCTTCACaaagaggagaaaatgtatgcTGCGAGCCACAGGCAGTACACAGTGAAATAAATGAATGGAAACCTGCCCATGTTACTtctaaaaaaacaacagcaataaacCTGGGCAACAGCAATAAAcctgttattttgtgaattctgTATGTTTAAAGATGGCATAAactataggctatattaaataAATTGACTGAGTATTTGACATTGCTCTCCAAtgttaacatactgtagaagtATGTAATTTTAAAAACATGCGGTACAGTTGCCAGTGGCAAGTAAAAAACTCATTTTATTGCATGTAGGCCCATGATTTGAGGCAACTGATAACTATTCCTATAAATCCAACCAAATGTTCTATCTTGTCTATGATCAACACTACACAGAAAATACTGTATAGAAAATACTACACTAAGGTCCAATAacactaggactgatgttttgCCAGCATCTGTATTGAAGCATATCTAAAACCTTAACAATAGCTGTTTCAGTGTTGTGTTAATTAACAGGAAAACCTGATAGAAAGTAATCAAAATAGTAATTTGATGTTAAGAGGTGGTTGGTTGATTAAagattattttaaaataattttgCCAACACCAAATCACAAAAAGTTGTGACTgagtaaaatgcaaataaagaaCGTGATAATATACAAGTCTTGTAAACCCATATTTAGATCAATCAGAGATTAGTTTCTTACAGAACCAATAACTCTGGGATCTTTGTTGGATCAGACCAAGTGGCTGGTTGTCACCCATGAGGCTTGACGAGAGATATGATGAGatgatataaaaataaaacatgcccCGCACCgaaacacattacatttggAATCATTCGCTTACAGGACTGAGGCACACTATAAGGTAAAATATCCATGGATTAGACTTAAACATACAGATAGGAAAGACTTAACTCTATATTTCACTTGCTGGGAGATGAAAGTGTGTTGATGGAAAACAAGGTCAGAACTAGCCGGTAGATTTTAGTAATAGTATTTACTGTGAATATACTTAAAACTATTGTACTGTACTTGTATTAACATATGTATCTATTATGACTCTCCACTCTctttacagtatgttacagGAAACCAACTGGACAACAATCAAAGAGTTTATTATTGTGGGCTTCCCAACTCTCCACCCTGATTATTATGGCCTGGTCTCGTTCATATTTTGCATTGTGTATGTCACCACAGTTGTAGGGAACTCTGTTCTAGTGGtaacatttgtgtatgtgcccAGTCTCCATAAACCTATGTACATTATCATGTTGAGTTTGGCTCTGTCTGACATAGGATTCAGCACTGTTACATTGCCCAAAATAATTGCACTTTACTGGTTTGGTGATAAATTCATACCATTTCATGCGTGCTTCACACAGATGTTACTGGTCCATGTCTTTGGGACTGTGAACTCTTATATTATGGGGATTATGGCTATGGATCGTTACATAGCCATATGTTTTCCTCTCAGATACCCGGTGGTTATGACAAATCGTACCATGACTATCCTTAATTGTGTTGCCTGGGCAATATCCTTTATTACACCTGGCAGCATGACCATCTTGAATTATATGTTACCATATTGTGGGCCAAACCATATCTATCAGTGTTACTGTGATCATAATTCTGTCGTCACACTTTCGTGTGGTGACCCCAGTTTGGTAAAGCTGGTAGCCTTTGTACAAGCCATGCTGGTGCTTTTGATACCCTTAGCTTTCATCATCTACTCCTACATCCACATAATAGTCAGTGTAGCAAAAATATCCACTTCACAGAGCCGGTGGAAAACCTTCTCCACCTGCATCACACAAATGTGCATAATCAGTCTTTACTATCTGCCACGCTGCACTGTCTATATATTCAACATAGCTGGACTCTATATTGACCTTGATCTCCGCATTACACTAATCCTCTTCTATAGTCTGTTTCCTCCTCTTGCAAACCCGTTCATTTACTGCCTCAGAACAAAAGAGATCAAACAAACACTGGTTCGCTGGTTTAGTGTGATGCACCTTGTGAAGAAGTCCTCCATTGTTGCTATATCATGATAATACACAATATAGTTagcccttttacctgcttagaaatacaccatgttttattttctcagtGAGTTacgccagtgagtgcacgcattgaaatgtgggaggcatgtatcaactcgtcttagttaagggaataacatagtttacctccgccaaggaggtatatgttttcattggggaccggcgtttgtttgtttgtctgtctgtctgtcagcaagATATTGGATGGACTtcaatgagattttcagggaaggtcagacatgacccaggGAAGagacgattacattttgggactaATCCATAATTCTGTTgggattccagaggcatttatgtatttagcttagtggtgtaatggcatggtatggccacgtggtggcgatctgaatagtttctgttcaaatgtatgacaacctaggaagaacaatgcaggcggaggtagctgcgctctcggagtgcttttctagtttaatatgaaataacggtgaagtgttcctttaatattCCTGTAACAAAACTGAGTGATTGATATCAACAAGcatgtttatttacttttttctgAAATGGATAAAGTGCTTCACATATTATCACTAGCATCACTAGCAACAATTTTCCAGGCCGTGTCTATCCATAATTGAAAAGGCATATCTCAGCAACAAACGAAAATATCAGACTGAAATTTTTGTATGATAGTCATGTATGTATGAAATTTTTGTATGATAGTCATGTATGTATGGACATATAATACTGTAGTAATGTTAAGTGACACAATGTTGGACAAAAAATGAATACAAAGACCACAATGATGAATCCAATATTTTTGTACTGAATTGACATGGAATAATCAGTGAAAGCATCGTAGAATATtggttatttttttatattgttAGTGTCAATTTGTCCCAATAAACAGAATGTTTATTGTAAGCAGACAGAATGTTTCCACCTTCAACAATATACTCAATTTATTGCTACCCCCATcagacacatttacatttacacatttacatCTGGACCTACTtcattcagaatcgatttcaggcTGGAGGCGTAAACTCTGTTGACGTTTGAAACGgttgggcctgattttacccaatcgctaacgtttggtcgtgacagcTATGGAGACTACAACGTGCACATGCTCGACATCATCGTCAACATCACccgcctccccccatcccccctgtTCGCTGATTGCTCAGGatggaatgcatcctgagaaattGAGTCCAACgggatcagacccagacgtaACGCtgtagggaaatgaaaattgagcttacggagggctatgccaggctagttgagcactgctctcctaaACCGTATCCACGGCTTGAAATGCCGGCACCTACTGTATCTCCTCACGCACTGTTCCAatttagtgtgtgcttcatgtGTTCACTagttcatggatgggataaatgcagagatcgAATTCCTTGTATACTTGCCtgatttaatttcaatttaatttgacAATTTTAAGTATTCAGATTCTTTGTTATGATGCTTGCAATTGAGTTCTGGTGCCATGGCTGCCAGGTGCTTACAGTATAAACCACACTTCTCACTTCTGAGAAGCTCATGCGTGGCTTCAATGTAACAGTCATTTAGAGAAACCCAGCTACGCCATGATACAAAACCACAAGACTGACGGAAACCAGTTCTTGTCAAACAGGGGAAGAAAGAAGATCGCGACAAGGCCTGGCTTATGCTGAGGGCTGCTTACAGCTGTCTCATAATCAACAGGAAATTACCAACCTCACCCACAGAGGTGTCTAAAGTAAGATAAATGAGAGTTTAAGGCTATCAGAACCTGCGCGCCTAGACTCTGCGTATCTGTGTGATTACTGCAATAGTACTCTTTGTCTGTATAACtactttttttttagaaaaagtgCAAAGGTTTTTACTGCATTTTTAAGAAACCAATCTCCAGCCTTGCCTTCTGATAGCGGTGAGTAAAATAGTATTCTGCCATAATAGGGAAAAGGTAGGGAAAAGGGATGAGTCTTTTGACTGGACCAGGCACCTAGAGGGCCCTTGAAAAAATTATCACAGAGACATGGACAGGGTCAGACGGAACTAATAGTTAAAAGGGGTATTTCTGTTAAAACACAGGGTGTATATTTAAAGTGATATCCATCACGCCTGCATTAAAGCCATGCGGCCACAAATCCCATGGTGGAAAGACAAACAGACCCGGTAAGGGAAAAAGAGACACCGAGTACTGTTTTTGGGTAGAGTCAGTGCTTCAGTCTCACACACTATCATGATTTTTAAGGCTGTGAAAATAGCAAACGTGATTTCAGTCTCGCCCTATATGTGTCACACTTCAGACTTTGGGTCATAAAATATAGCCCTCAAAACATCTGAAGTAAAAACATTGACAGGGATGAAGGCCTAATTTTGCTATTTGCCATTAGTGACAAGTGACCAGACTAGTGACTTTTCTATTTGGCAGAAGCTTCTTTCCAAACGCACTTTGGAACAACTTTCGATAAAAATCAAGCTGTAGGcctaatatatattttttataaaagTATATGGTTTTTTTTCAGGAGAGATGACTGATCTCACAACAGCAGATTATTATGAACATGAGGTTGACCAGACTTCCACAGATTACTACAGTGGAGAATATGAAGATGAAATGTGCGTTAAAACAGAGGTTCAGAAGTTTGGAGCGATAGTCACAATCGTGTTCTTCTCTGTGGTGATCATTTTCAGTGTGCTTGGGAACATATTGATCCTTATAATCCTGGTGAAGTATGAGAACCTGAAGTCCATGACCAACGCCTTCCTACTGAACCTAGCCTTGTCTGACCTCATATTCACCTTGGGGCTGCCATTTTGGGCCCGTTACGAAATCCAAGACTGGATCTTTGGCAAGACCGCGTGCAAAGCCGTGAGCTTCATCTTTGACGTCGGCTACTACAGCAGCATCATCTTCGTGACCACCATGACCATCCATCGCTATTTGGCTGTGGTCCACCCCATGTCCGTGGTCATTTCTAGAAAGAGCTTCTACCGCGTGGTGATGTCTTCTGTCATGTGGGTGGCCAGCTGCCTGGCTGCCACCCCAGCCCTTTTCTTCAAGACCAGCTATGAAATTAGTAATGACAACTCCTTGTACTGCGAGTATGAAAGCACCGAATGGAAACTGGTAGAGACTTATCAGcgaaatgtttttttcctcatttctttTGCGGTCATAGTTTTTTGCTACACACAGATCTTTCCCCGACACCTTTGGCCCAATTCCCATACCAGACACAAGACCGTGCGGCTCATCCTcattatacactaatccagcgcgaattttatgggcgctgccatcttgaatatcgccattactgcgtgcctgcgagtgtgacgagtgacacttgtctgtgcttttcaatgaaagcatcctgtcagagaatgtctaacgagaggactgctaatgaatgaaaatgtcaggtgaaagggaacattggatcaatgatgtcagactgtaccaaaacttaccaatgaaggtaatttattaacaccataaggtattaagacgtgtattaatgacagctaacttctgcaacagccgcctatggaaccaacgagctaatttcttagcagccaggcacgcagtaatggcggttttgtgttacttccgtgtttcgctggattagtgtattgTGGTGTTCTTCTTTCTGGGCTGGGCACCCTATAACGTGGCCCTGTTCCTGCAGTCTCTGGTGTTCTGGCAGCTGAAGCCTTTCGGCAACTGTGCCGTCAGCACCACGGTGGACTATGTATTTTATGTGGGTCGCCTGGTGGCCTTCTCCCACTGCTGCCTCAACCCCATCTTCATGTTCAAGTTCCGGAACTTGATTTAAACAATGATTGCGTTTACATGGAATTATCATGGTTTTTTTATTGGGTTCGATATCAGGACCAAGGATAAGCCCTTATCCTGGTTGTGAAGAACACAATTATGCATAGTGGAATGCTCCAATAGCGGGAGGGTTCAGGAGATGTTGTTTGAGGTGTGATTTGATGTTGTGTTCACCCATTGTATGTGTCGTCCCTTAGTTGTACCTCATGCGTTAATCCCTGTGTATTGTATGTGGCcaccctgtttgtgtgttgcatgtgttggTCTTTCCTCGTGTGTTCACGTTCAAACAAATAACATGAAGACAAGCAAAGGTGTGACTTATTGTATCTAACTATATTTTATGTCTCACATAGCATGGTTCAGTTTTTgctttttgtctgtctgatgTGCATTGTTTCTGAGTAAATGTTGTAAATGACAATGAATGACTAAATTAAATAAAACTTATttaaatgcttttttttgtaTAGTCTggcaaaaaggtttcttttatttgttaaaggtcccagagaatggatgaattgagtattgcactgtgttctctgatgttaaaatagtatatattcaactttgatttaaaaaaataaactcaattgcaattttacaagactaattaaaaccatatatttaggctgggtattgaaatggtctgtttgactaaatggcgccctctttggcaaccccaattgaacttcaatggctttgcgaggtctgacatcacaagcaagcagtttcgCTGAATCGCccgttttttagtgtctatttctaagttcaagatttccatatgaaggagggcacaaccatgcctcatgttcatgatagctctttgtttatgcacaacctctcataattcatgaaaaccaagaaaaaaatgatttccattctctgggacctttaacATGGATCATCCTCTTGCCGTCCAGAAATGGATCACCTGAGaggtggtcatattttgtaccactttgtggtacatctagttttgaaTCACATAGTGATAATCAGAAATCCTGCTGTGACATTCAGAAGAGGTTGACAGACCCAACTCTGAAACGTTACACTTGTTTTCTCCACAGTGTTACACAGTGGCAGTGCTTTGATAAATTTAATTTGATTTTTCAAAACAAGGCACCAGCTCTTTTCAAGTTAAACGACAGTGTGGAAAAACTCCTGCATGACATAGCCGGCAGATTTATTGtgccaaaaaaaatgaaactgcAGGAGATAGATGTGAGCAACCCTGAAATTCACTGTCCAGATGAAGAACTTTTTGTTTCTTGACGAGGAGGCATTTGCTAAGAAAGGAAGCACTCTCCACTCACAAAACAAAGCAATTAttcagagatgccagagcattCTATGTCAGAAGCTTTCAAAAAGTAAAGGAAAAGTTCCCAACGAGAGACCAAATCTTGACAAATCTGTCAGTGGTCAATCCAGAGAACCAAGCTGATGTAAAACCTCATGCCAGAGAACAACTTCATTTAGAAATCCTGGATTATGTAAAATCTGTGAGCTCTGGGCAGTTGAGATTCAGGCAGGTGACCTGATGAAGGTACTATTGGTACTGCCAAATTCTAACTGTGATGTGGAAAGAGCGTTCAGCATTGAGCGTCACATCAAGATAGAATTTAGGAGTCGGATGTCTCACCAAACACTTGAAACCGTACGGGTTGGAGCTGCGTTTTCGCCCTCTTAAGACTGCGATATCTGTACATTTAATCAAGGTAAGTCAAGGGAGCTCGGGCTACCTCACACTGATGACGCATTTCCTGAAGGGGACACAGTGACTCTAGCCACCACAGCGGAGCCATACACCTTCCTGGGACTGTGGCTGTGCCAGCACTCATTTGAACCTC harbors:
- the LOC134080844 gene encoding olfactory receptor 2AT4-like → MLQETNWTTIKEFIIVGFPTLHPDYYGLVSFIFCIVYVTTVVGNSVLVVTFVYVPSLHKPMYIIMLSLALSDIGFSTVTLPKIIALYWFGDKFIPFHACFTQMLLVHVFGTVNSYIMGIMAMDRYIAICFPLRYPVVMTNRTMTILNCVAWAISFITPGSMTILNYMLPYCGPNHIYQCYCDHNSVVTLSCGDPSLVKLVAFVQAMLVLLIPLAFIIYSYIHIIVSVAKISTSQSRWKTFSTCITQMCIISLYYLPRCTVYIFNIAGLYIDLDLRITLILFYSLFPPLANPFIYCLRTKEIKQTLKLLSKRTLEQLSIKIKL
- the LOC134080845 gene encoding C-C chemokine receptor type 4-like — protein: MTDLTTADYYEHEVDQTSTDYYSGEYEDEMCVKTEVQKFGAIVTIVFFSVVIIFSVLGNILILIILVKYENLKSMTNAFLLNLALSDLIFTLGLPFWARYEIQDWIFGKTACKAVSFIFDVGYYSSIIFVTTMTIHRYLAVVHPMSVVISRKSFYRVVMSSVMWVASCLAATPALFFKTSYEISNDNSLYCEYESTEWKLVETYQRNVFFLISFAVIVFCYTQIFPRHLWPNSHTRHKTVRLILSIVVFFFLGWAPYNVALFLQSLVFWQLKPFGNCAVSTTVDYVFYVGRLVAFSHCCLNPIFMFKFRNLI